Part of the Herpetosiphonaceae bacterium genome is shown below.
GCGCGCCGCCAGGCATTCTTTCCCAAACACATCGACCCCGCGCCGATCGAGGTGCTTGGGCGGCAGCCGCAGCGCTCGGTGTGCCTGGTGCGGCCCGACACCGTCGAGGCGCTCTTCTCCTACGACGAGGAGGCACAGCGCTTCGAGGCGCGGCTGATGCCCCGCATCGGCAGGCTCTACAGCGAGGAGGGCGTGCCAGTCTTCGATCCGTACTGGCGTAAGTGGGGCCAGCAGCAGTTGAGCGAGGAAGAGTATCGCGAGATCGATCACGACACGCTGCACGGCATCGTCGGCGAGATCTACCTCGTGCTTGGCCTCGGCGCGCGCGGCAGGCCGCAGGTAATCGGCGTGCATACCATCCCCGCCTACCAGCTCGACCCGGATGAGGCGGTGCTTTAGGCGGAGAACCAAGCACAAAAAGCAAGGGAAACTTGAAGCCTGGAACTTTGCACTCGAAACTCAGCAATCAGCGGTACATCCCTTGCAGGGGCGAGAGCAGGAAACTCGTCAGCAGCCGGAGCGGACAGCGCATCCGGCGGAGCAAGGAGACGATCGCATGAGCAGCGAACGACGAAGCGTAGAAGGAGAATTGCCGGACGGCATCGGTGATCGCGCGCACGGCTACGAGCATAACCCGAATCCTGAAGATCAGGTCGAGGCCAATCGCGCGCGCTTCGAGGAGATGCAGCGCAAATTGCAGCGGGAGCGTGAGGCCGCCGCCAAAGCGATCCAGGGCGTGCAGCGGCAGCTTGAGGAGCAGTACGTGGCCGCGCAGCAAGACCCGGAGCATCAGGCCTTTATCGCCGAGCAGGTAGAGCACGAGTACACCGATCGACCGAGTCTGCGGGGTGGTCAGGAGCAGAGCGGCGATGAGCACGTTGGCACCGTGGGATCGAGCAACGCCGAGGTCGGGCGGCACGTTCCCGTACCGACCACGCCGAGGAACGCCGAGGAGTTCAACCGCGAGTAGCATCGATTCACATGCGTAACCTGCGAGCACGGCACATGCCTTGTTCGGCAGAAGTCAGAAGGTCATGGCTGAGACTGGCGCACCCCCCACAGCGGCGGTTGTGACTGAGCTACGGCGAGACGCGCATCGCCGCGATCTTCGCTGCGCCCGACGAGCCGCCGAAGGTGATAAAGGCTCAACTGCGCGCCTACTCCTACGACTGTGCTGGTGGCATAGACTACCGGCTCAGTCGATTTTTGATCCTGGGCTGCTGGATGTGCCCGTTTCGGCTGCTATAATGTATGGACTGGATACATATCGTGGCTCGATAGCACGTAGTTAGACTGGCGATGAGTCCGGGCGCGATCCGCGCTGGCTCATCTGCCAGCTTTGAATGGAATAATGATTCGCACAACACAACAATCGCTGCGTTTCGGGCCGGTCGCCCTGGAAGCGTCCGATCCCAGGCCGGCGCCATACTTTCTGTCGGGGCGGAAGCTGTACGCGATCGGCACAACCAACGGCGCGCTCGAACCCGTCGGCGCGGAGCATCTGGTGGGTGAGATGGGCGGCGTCTGGGCGCATCCGGTCAAGTTTTTAGACGGCTGGTATCTCTCGATCCAGGATCAGTTGGGCCGCGACGACCTGCTGCGCTGCCAGGCATTTGAAGGCCATCTCAGCGATGTCACGATGCAGTTCGCGCACGGGCCGCTCCGCATCAGCCGCACCGACTTCGTAGCCGACGACGAAGCTGTGCTCTTCTCGCTGATCGAGATCGCCAACACCGGAGCGACCGCCTGGAGCGGAAAGCTTGGCTTTGTGGCGCAGGTCAATATCCTGCCGACGTGGTTTAGCGGCTGGGAGCGCGGCGGCGTCGAGATGCTGCAAGATCATGGCCTGGTCGTGGCCTTCGATAAGCTCTGGCAGGGCCGCTGGGGCGTCGTCTTCGGCAGCTCAACGATGCCCGGCGAGATCGCCTTCGGCAAGCGCGACCGCAGCCACACGGCGGAGCTGCGCTACAACCTGACGCTCCAGCCCGACGAGCGCGTCAATCTGGAGTTTCTGGTAGCCTGCGATCACCAGAACGGACACTACGGCGCGCTCCAGCTCTTTGGCAACGCGACCGGACGCGGCGCTGAGCTGCTGCAACACAAACGCGAGCGCTACCACAAGACCGCCCTGGAAGGCGTAGCGCTGAGCACGCCCGACCAGCAGATCAACCACGACTGGATCCTGGCGAAGGCCAATCTGCTGATGCTTGAGGCCGACTACGGCCCGTATCTGCCCGGCTTTCTTCTGGCTGGCATTCCCGAATATCCCCAGCTCTTCGGCTGCGACAACACCTACACCACGCCCGGCGCGACCGCCGCAGGCTTTACGACGATCATGCGCTCCACGCTTGGCCTGCTGGGCGATCATGCTCGCCGCGCCTGTGGCCGCGTGCCGCACGAGATCACCACCAACGGGCGGGTCTTCAATCCGGGCAACACCCAGGAAACGCCGCAGTTCGCGATGGCCGTCTGGGATTATATCCGCTGGACCGGCGACATCTCCTTTTTGCGCGTGATCTACCCGGTC
Proteins encoded:
- a CDS encoding glycosyl hydrolase family 65 protein, which gives rise to MIRTTQQSLRFGPVALEASDPRPAPYFLSGRKLYAIGTTNGALEPVGAEHLVGEMGGVWAHPVKFLDGWYLSIQDQLGRDDLLRCQAFEGHLSDVTMQFAHGPLRISRTDFVADDEAVLFSLIEIANTGATAWSGKLGFVAQVNILPTWFSGWERGGVEMLQDHGLVVAFDKLWQGRWGVVFGSSTMPGEIAFGKRDRSHTAELRYNLTLQPDERVNLEFLVACDHQNGHYGALQLFGNATGRGAELLQHKRERYHKTALEGVALSTPDQQINHDWILAKANLLMLEADYGPYLPGFLLAGIPEYPQLFGCDNTYTTPGATAAGFTTIMRSTLGLLGDHARRACGRVPHEITTNGRVFNPGNTQETPQFAMAVWDYIRWTGDISFLRVIYPVCREGVMDYLPGIWDWDRDGYPTGDAMVERTGMGSLKLDSACYLYGAWRALAEMARVLGRPEAEDYARLANDWLHRFERDWWLPDQGLYADSLHSDYRPQLDGHWTQVVPVQLGIARPDRAVRVLETLEREFTNRWGLVHTRDREDRVWTLPTGLMVLAELRYGRVEHALRFLSNISLTVRQGMLGAFKELIPEGLCFVQLWSAGLYLQGWLEGVLGLDPRAHEHRLSIAPVLPEAWPSATVSGLRVGAHLLNITVARSGCTVEHLQGPQAIGISFSPRGTAVAAIETTGYSPSLPARHSTMLGDSLVFEVGVGQQVAVQIDAGRAQIAYGDRRSAAVSVEVA